From Synoicihabitans lomoniglobus, the proteins below share one genomic window:
- the asnS gene encoding asparagine--tRNA ligase, whose translation MFKATSVKAALQASEPADSILVNGWVRTRRDAKAFSFVELNDGSCLKNLQVIADVGMPGYVETVLKLTTGAAISVRGELVASKGGGQAWEVKASEITLVGAADATYPLQKKGHSMEFLREIAHLRPRANLFGAVFRVRSRLAYAVHQFFQEQGFVYVHTPIVTGSDCEGAGELFRVSTLDPSSPPKSEDGLIDYAQDFFARPTYLTVSGQLEAEVFACALGNVYTFGPTFRAENSNTSRHASEFWMIEPEMAFTDLAGNMDVAEEFVKYLIRDVKEHCADDLAIFGKFVDKGLLERLEFVLERPFQRVSYTEAIEILTASGKTWENPVEWGDNLQSEHERFLAEEHFKCPVTVYNYPKEIKPFYMRLNDDGKTVTAMDVLVPGIGEIVGGSQREERLAVLEANMDHHGLNQDDYSWYLDLRRYGSVPHSGFGLGFERMLMFVTGMANIRDVIPFARTPGNAGF comes from the coding sequence ATGTTTAAAGCCACTTCCGTCAAAGCTGCGCTGCAGGCGAGCGAACCGGCCGACTCAATTCTCGTAAACGGCTGGGTGCGCACGCGTCGTGACGCCAAGGCGTTTTCCTTTGTCGAACTCAACGACGGTTCGTGCCTCAAGAACCTGCAGGTCATCGCCGACGTCGGCATGCCGGGCTACGTCGAAACCGTCTTAAAACTCACGACCGGAGCGGCGATTTCCGTGCGCGGTGAACTCGTCGCGTCGAAGGGCGGAGGGCAGGCGTGGGAAGTGAAGGCGTCGGAAATCACGCTCGTGGGCGCGGCGGATGCGACTTACCCGCTGCAGAAGAAGGGACACTCCATGGAATTCCTGCGGGAGATCGCCCATTTGCGGCCGCGGGCGAATCTCTTCGGTGCGGTGTTTCGGGTGCGCAGCCGGTTGGCGTATGCGGTGCACCAGTTTTTCCAGGAGCAGGGCTTCGTCTATGTGCACACGCCGATTGTGACCGGCAGTGACTGCGAAGGCGCGGGCGAATTGTTTCGGGTTTCGACGCTCGATCCCTCAAGCCCGCCGAAAAGTGAGGACGGATTGATTGATTACGCGCAGGACTTCTTTGCCCGCCCGACTTACCTGACAGTTTCGGGCCAATTGGAGGCCGAAGTCTTCGCGTGTGCGCTGGGCAATGTCTACACGTTTGGTCCGACCTTTCGTGCTGAAAATTCGAATACATCACGACACGCCAGCGAGTTTTGGATGATCGAGCCGGAGATGGCCTTCACCGATCTGGCGGGCAACATGGATGTGGCCGAGGAGTTCGTGAAGTATCTCATTCGGGACGTGAAGGAACACTGCGCGGACGATCTCGCGATCTTCGGCAAGTTCGTCGACAAGGGTTTGCTCGAGCGACTGGAGTTTGTGCTGGAGCGCCCGTTTCAGCGCGTGAGTTACACCGAGGCGATCGAGATTCTGACCGCCAGTGGCAAGACGTGGGAAAATCCGGTGGAGTGGGGCGACAACCTGCAGTCCGAGCACGAACGGTTCCTCGCCGAGGAACATTTCAAGTGTCCGGTCACCGTCTATAATTACCCGAAGGAAATTAAGCCCTTCTACATGCGCCTCAACGACGACGGGAAAACGGTCACTGCCATGGATGTGCTCGTGCCCGGTATCGGTGAGATCGTGGGCGGCAGCCAACGTGAGGAGCGCCTCGCTGTGCTCGAAGCGAACATGGATCATCACGGGCTTAACCAAGACGATTACAGCTGGTATCTCGACCTGCGTCGCTACGGCTCGGTGCCGCACAGCGGATTCGGTCTCGGCTTTGAGCGCATGCTCATGTTCGTGACCGGCATGGCCAATATTCGCGACGTAATCCCCTTCGCCCGCACTCCGGGCAACGCCGGGTTCTAA
- a CDS encoding iron-containing alcohol dehydrogenase: MDNFTFHNPTRIHFGRGQIAAIANEIPADAKVLLLAGGGSIKANGVYDQVIAALGERTVHEHWGVEANPDFDTLLPAVELCRQESVDWVLAVGGGSVLDGAKLICAAVPYAGDPWQILLDNGASVKSALPLGTVLTLPATGSEANGASVISRRAIKEKLHFISPSVYPVFSVLDPATTLSLPERQVANGIGDAFCHVIEQYLTYPAHAAVQDQFAESVLRVLIAEGPKTLADRNDYDARANLVWAATCALNGLVGAGVPQDWATHTIGHEITALHGIDHARTLAIVLPSLLSAQKDTKRAKLLQYAERVWGITTGTEDERVAGAIAQTREFYESIGIPTRFAAYEVAAEVAPQVAQRLAARGLTGIGEHGDLTPERIEAILRDAA; this comes from the coding sequence ATGGACAACTTCACTTTCCACAATCCAACCCGTATTCATTTCGGTCGCGGCCAAATCGCCGCCATTGCCAACGAAATCCCCGCCGACGCCAAGGTGCTGCTGCTCGCCGGTGGCGGTTCCATCAAGGCCAACGGCGTCTACGACCAAGTCATCGCCGCCCTCGGCGAACGCACGGTGCACGAGCACTGGGGCGTCGAAGCCAACCCCGATTTCGATACGCTCCTGCCAGCAGTCGAGCTCTGCCGGCAGGAGTCGGTCGATTGGGTGCTGGCCGTCGGGGGAGGATCTGTCCTCGACGGTGCCAAGCTCATCTGTGCCGCCGTGCCCTATGCGGGTGACCCGTGGCAGATCCTGCTCGACAACGGTGCCTCCGTGAAAAGCGCCCTGCCGCTGGGCACGGTGCTCACCCTGCCCGCCACCGGCTCCGAAGCCAACGGCGCGTCGGTCATCAGTCGCCGCGCGATCAAGGAGAAGCTCCACTTCATCAGTCCAAGCGTTTATCCGGTCTTTTCCGTGCTTGATCCCGCGACCACGCTCTCCCTGCCGGAGCGTCAGGTGGCCAACGGCATCGGCGACGCGTTTTGCCATGTGATCGAGCAATACCTCACCTACCCGGCCCACGCCGCGGTGCAGGACCAGTTCGCCGAATCCGTCCTGCGCGTCCTCATCGCCGAAGGCCCCAAAACCCTCGCCGATCGCAACGACTACGATGCCCGCGCCAATCTGGTGTGGGCCGCGACCTGCGCGCTCAACGGTCTCGTCGGGGCCGGCGTGCCCCAGGACTGGGCGACTCATACCATCGGTCATGAGATCACCGCCCTGCACGGTATCGACCATGCTCGCACGCTCGCCATCGTGCTCCCGAGTCTCCTCTCCGCGCAAAAGGACACCAAGCGCGCCAAGCTGCTGCAATACGCGGAACGGGTCTGGGGCATCACCACCGGCACCGAAGACGAACGCGTCGCCGGAGCCATCGCCCAAACCCGCGAATTCTACGAGTCCATCGGCATTCCGACCCGCTTCGCCGCCTACGAGGTTGCGGCCGAGGTGGCCCCGCAGGTCGCCCAACGTTTGGCGGCGCGCGGCCTCACCGGCATCGGCGAACACGGGGACCTCACGCCCGAGCGCATCGAAGCGATTCTGCGCGACGCCGCGTAA